In a genomic window of Urocitellus parryii isolate mUroPar1 chromosome 2, mUroPar1.hap1, whole genome shotgun sequence:
- the Psmd2 gene encoding 26S proteasome non-ATPase regulatory subunit 2 produces the protein MEEGGRDKAPVQPQQPPATAPGGADEKSSGKERRDAGDKDKEQELSEEDKQLQDELEMLVERLGEKDTSLYRPALEELRRQIRSSTTSMTSVPKPLKFLRPHYGKLKEIYENMAPGENKRFAADIISVLAMTMSGERECLKYRLVGSQEELASWGHEYVRHLAGEVAKEWQELDDAEKVQREPLLTLVKEIVPYNMAHNAEHEACDLLMEIEQVDMLEKDIDENAYAKVCLYLTSCVNYVPEPENSALLRCALGVFRKFSRFPEALRLALMLNDMELVEDIFTSCKDVVVQKQMAFMLGRHGVFLELSEDVEEYEDLTEIMSNVQLNSNFLALARELDIMEPKVPDDIYKTHLENNRFGGSGSQVDSARMNLASSFVNGFVNAAFGQDKLLTDDGNKWLYKNKDHGMLSAAASLGMILLWDVDGGLTQIDKYLYSSEDYIKSGALLACGIVNSGVRNECDPALALLSDYVLHNSNTMRLGSIFGLGLAYAGSNREDVLTLLLPVMGDSKSSMEVAGVTALACGMIAVGSCNGDVTSTILQTIMEKSETELKDTYARWLPLGLGLNHLGKGEAIEAILAALEVVSEPFRSFANTLVDVCAYAGSGNVLKVQQLLHICSEHFDSKEKEEDKDKKEKKDKDKKEAPADMGAHQGVAVLGIALIAMGEEIGAEMALRTFGHLLRYGEPTLRRAVPLALALISVSNPRLNILDTLSKFSHDADPEVSYNSIFAMGMVGSGTNNARLAAMLRQLAQYHAKDPNNLFMVRLAQGLTHLGKGTLTLCPYHSDRQLMSQVAVAGLLTVLVSFLDVRNIILGKSHYVLYGLVAAMQPRMLVTFDEELRPLPVSVRVGQAVDVVGQAGKPKTITGFQTHTTPVLLAHGERAELATEEFLPVTPILEGFVILRKNPNYDL, from the exons ATGGAGGAAGGTGGTAGAGACAAGGCGCCGGTGCAACCCCAGCAGCCCCCTGCGACGGCCCCCGGCGGCGCGGACGAAAAGTCCAGCGGCAAAGAGCGGCGGGATGCCGGGGACAAAGACAAAGAGCAAGAGCTG TCTGAGGAGGACAAACAACTTCAGGATGAGCTGGAGATGCTCGTGGAACGACTGGGG GAGAAGGACACATCCCTGTATCGGCCAGCCCTGGAGGAACTGAGAAGGCAGATTCGTTCTTCTACAACTTCCATGACTTCAGTGCCCAAGCCTCTTAAATTTCTGCGACCACACTATGGCAAACTGAAGGAAATCTATGAGAATATGGCCCCTGGGGAGAATAAG CGTTTTGCTGCTGACATCATCTCTGTTTTGGCCATGACCATGAGTGGGGAGCGTGAATGCCTCAAGTATCGGCTGGTGGGCTCCCAGGAGGAACTGGCATCATGGGGTCATGAGTATGTCAG GCATTTGGCAGGAGAAGTGGCTAAGGAGTGGCAGGAGCTGGATGATGCAGAGAAAGTACAGCGGGAACCACTGCTTACCCTGGTGAAGGAGATTGTTCCGTACAACATGGCCCACAATGCAGAGCATGAGGCCTGTGACCTGCTCATGGAAATTGAGCAGGTGGATATGCTGGAGAAGGACATCGATGAGAATGCATATGCAAAGGTCTGCCTCTATCTCACCAG tTGCGTGAATTATGTGCCAGAGCCTGAGAACTCTGCCCTACTGCGTTGTGCCTTGGGTGTGTTCCGAAAGTTTAGCCGTTTCCCTGAAGCCCTCAGATTGGCACTGATGCTCAATGACATGGAGCTGGTAGAAGACATCTTTACCTCCTGCAAGGATGT GGTGGTACAGAAGCAAATGGCATTCATGTTAGGACGACATGGGGTATTCCTGGAACTGAGTGAAGATGTAGAGGAGTATGAAGACCTGACAGAGATCATGTCCAATGTACAGCTCAACAGCAACTTCTTGGCCTTAGCTCGGGAG CTGGACATCATGGAGCCCAAGGTGCCTGATGACATCTATAAAACCCACCTAGAGAATAACA GGTTTGGGGGCAGTGGCTCTCAGGTGGACTCTGCCCGCATGAACCTGGCCTCTTCTTTTGTAAATGGCTTTGTGAATGCAGCTTTTGGCCAGGACAAACTGCTGACTGATGATGGCAATAAATGGCTTTACAAGAACAAAGACCATG GAATGTTGAGTGCAGCTGCATCCCTTGGTATGATTCTGCTGTGGGATGTGGATGGTGGCCTCACCCAGATTGACAAGTACCTGTACTCATCTGAGGATTACATTAAG TCAGGAGCTCTCCTGGCCTGTGGAATTGTGAACTCAGGGGTCCGGAATGAGTGTGACCCTGCCCTGGCATTGCTTTCAGACTATGTTCTCCACAACAGCAACACCATGAGACTTGGTTCCATCTTTGG GCTAGGCTTGGCCTATGCTGGCTCAAATCGTGAAGATGTTCTAACATTGCTGCTTCCTGTGATGGGAGATTCCAAGTCCAGCATGGAG GTGGCAGGAGTGACAGCTTTAGCTTGTGGAATGATAGCAGTGGGATCCTGCAATGGAGATGTCACTTCCACTATTCTTCAGACCATCATGGAGAAGTCGGAAACTGAGCTCAAGGATACTTATGCCCGTTGGCTTCCTCTTGGCCTGGGCCTCAATCACCTGG GGAAGGGTGAGGCCATTGAGGCGATCCTTGCTGCTTTGGAGGTTGTGTCAGAACCATTCCGCAGTTTTGCCAACACACTGGTAGATGTATGTGCCTATGCAG GCTCTGGGAATGTGCTGAAGGTGCAGCAGCTGCTTCACATTTGTAGTGAACACTTTGACTccaaggaaaaagaggaagacaaagacaaaaaggaaaagaaagacaaggaCAAGAAGGAAGCCCCTGCTGACATGGGAGCACATCAG GGAGTAGCTGTTCTGGGTATTGCCCTTATTGCTATGGGAGAGGAGATTGGTGCAGAGATGGCACTACGAACCTTTGGCCATTTG CTGAGATATGGGGAGCCTACACTCCGGCGAGCTGTACCTTTAGCACTGGCCCTAATCTCTGTTTCAAATCCACGACTCAACATTCTGGATACTCTAAGCAAATTCTCTCATGATGCTGATCCAGAAGTTTCCTACAATTCCATCTTTGCCATGGGCATGGTGGGCAGTG GTACCAATAATGCCCGGCTGGCTGCGATGCTACGCCAGTTAGCCCAATATCATGCTAAGGACCCCAACAATCTCTTCATGGTGCGCTTGGCAcag ggccTGACACATTTAGGGAAGGGCACGCTTACCCTTTGCCCTTATCACAGTGACCGGCAGCTTATGAGTCAAGTGGCAGTGGCTGGTCTGCTCACTGTGCTTGTCTCTTTCCTGGACGTTCGCAACA TCATTCTAGGTAAATCGCACTATGTATTGTATGGGCTGGTGGCTGCTATGCAGCCCCGAATGCTGGTTACCTTCGATGAGGAGCTGCGGCCATTGCCGGTGTCTGTTCgtgtgggccag GCAGTGGATGTGGTGGGCCAGGCTGGCAAGCCTAAGACCATCACAGGGTTCCAGACACACACAACCCCAGTGTTGTTGGCACATGGGGAACGGGCAGAATTGGCCACTGAGGAGTTTCTTCCTGTTACCCCCATTCTGGAAGGTTTTGTTATCCTTCGGAAGAACCCCAACTATGACCTCTAA
- the Ece2 gene encoding endothelin-converting enzyme 2, which yields MNVALQELGSGGNMVEYKRATLRDEDAPETPVEGGASPDAVEVGFRKGTKQLLGLHTQLELILAGVSLLLAALLLGCLVVLGVQYHRDPSHSTCLTEACIRVAGKILESLDRGVSPCEDFYQFSCGGWIRRNPLPDGRSRWNTFNSLWDQNQAILKHLLENTTFNSSSEAERKTQRFYLSCLQVERIEELGAQPLRDLIDKIGGWNITGPWDQDNFMEVLKAVAGTYRATPFFTVYVSADSKSSNSNVIQVDQSGLFLPSRDYYLNRTANEKVLTAYLDYMEELGMLLGGQPTSTREQMRQVLELETQLANITVPQDQRRDEEKIYHKMSISELQALAPSMDWLEFLSFLLSPLELGDSEPVVVYGTDYLQQVSELINRTEPSVLNNYLIWNLVQKTTSSLDRRFESAQEKLLETLYGTKKSCTPRWQTCISNTDDALGFALGSLFVKATFDRQSKEIAEGMISEIRSAFEEALGQLVWMDEKTRQAAKEKADAIYDMIGFPDFILEPKELDDVYDGYEVSEDSFFQNMLNLYNFSAKVMADQLRKPPSRDQWSMTPQTVNAYYLPTKNEIVFPAGILQAPFYARNHPKALNFGGIGVVMGHELTHAFDDQGREYDKEGNLRPWWQNESLAAFRNHTACMEEQYNQYQVNGERLNGRQTLGENIADNGGLKAAYNAYKAWLRKHGEEQQLPAVGLTNHQLFFVGFAQVWCSVRTPESSHEGLVTDPHSPARFRVLGTLSNSRDFLRHFGCPVGSSMNPGQLCEVW from the exons ATGGTGGAGTACAAACGGGCCACTCTTCGGGATGAAGACGCACCCGAGACCCCCGTAGAGGGCGGGGCCTCCCCAGACGCCGTGGAG GTGGGATTCCGGAAGGGGACAAAACAACTTTTAGGCTTGCACACCCAGTTGGAGCTGATCTTGGCAGGTGTCTCTTTACTGCTGGCTGCACTGCTTCTGGGCTGCTTGGTGGTCCTGGGGGTCCAGTACCACAGAG ACCCATCCCACAGTACCTGCCTCACAGAGGCCTGCATTCGAGTGGCTGGAAAAATCTTGGAGTCCCTAGACCGTGGGGTGAGTCCCTGTGAAGACTTTTACCAGTTCTCCTGTGGGGGCTGGATTCGGAGGAACCCTCTGCCAGATGGGCGTTCTCGCTGGAACACCTTCAATAGCCTCTGGGACCAGAACCAGGCCATACTGAAGCACCTGCTTG AGAACACCACCTTCAACTCCAGTAGTGAAGCTGAACGGAAGACACAGCGCTTCTACCTGTCCTGCCTACAGGTGGAGCGCATTGAGGAGCTGGGAGCCCAGCCACTAAGAGACCTCATTGACAAG ATCGGTGGTTGGAACATTACGGGGCCCTGGGACCAGGACAACTTCATGGAGGTGCTAAAGGCAGTAGCAGGGACCTACAGGGCCACCCCATTCTTCACCGTCTACGTCAGTGCCGACTCCAAGAGTTCCAACAGCAATGTCATCCAG GTGGACCAGTCTGGGCTCTTTCTGCCCTCTCGAGATTACTACTTAAACAGAACCGCCAATGAGAAA GTGCTCACAGCCTACCTGGACTACATGGAGGAGCTGGGGATGCTACTTGGTGGACAGCCAACTTCCACCCGGGAACAAATGAGGCAGGTGCTGGAGCTGGAGACACAACTGGCCAACATCACAGTACCCCAGGACCAGCGGCGGGATGAGGAGAAGATCTATCACAAGATGAGCATCTCAGAGCTGCAG GCTCTGGCGCCCTCCATGGACTGGCTTGAGTTCCTGTCTTTCTTGCTGTCACCATTGGAGTTGGGTGACTCTGAGCCTGTGGTGGTGTATGGGACGGATTATTTGCAGCAGGTGTCAGAACTCATCAACCGCACCGAACCAAG TGTCCTGAACAATTACCTGATCTGGAACCTGGTGCAAAAGACGACCTCGAGCCTAGATCGGCGCTTTGAGTCTGCACAAGAAAAGCTGCTGGAGACCCTCTATGGCACCAAGAAG TCCTGTACACCACGATGGCAGACCTGCATCTCCAACACGGATGATGCCCTTGGCTTTGCTTTGGGATCCCTCTTTGTGAAGGCCACATTTGACCGACAAAGCAAGGAAATT GCAGAGGGGATGATCAGTGAAATTCGTTCTGCTTTTGAGGAGGCTCTGGGACAGCTGGTTTGGATGGATGAGAAGACCCGTCAGGCAGCCAAGGAGAAA GCAGACGCCATCTATGATATGATTGGTTTCCCGGACTTTATCCTGGAGCCCAAAGAGCTGGATGATGTTTATGATGGG TATGAAGTCTCTGAAGATTCTTTCTTCCAAAACATGTTGAATTTGTACAACTTCTCTGCTAAGGTGATGGCTGACCAGCTCCGCAAGCCTCCTAGCCGAGACCA GTGGAGTATGACCCCTCAGACGGTGAATGCTTATTACCTTCCAACCAAGAATGAAATTGTCTTCCCTGCTGGCATCCTGCAGGCCCCCTTCTATGCCCGCAACCACCCCAA GGCCCTGAACTTTGGAGGTATTGGCGTAGTCATGGGTCATGAGTTGACACATGCTTTTGATGACCAAG GTCGTGAGTATGACAAGGAAGGGAATCTGCGACCCTGGTGGCAGAACGAGTCATTGGCAGCCTTCCGCAATCACACGGCCTGCATGGAGGAACAGTATAACCAGTACCAAGTCAATGGGGAGAGGCTCAATGGCCGCCAGACACTGGGGGAGAACATCGCTGACAATGGGGGGCTTAAAGCTGCCTACAAT GCTTACAAAGCATGGCTCAGGAAGCATGGGGAGGAGCAGCAGCTGCCAGCCGTGGGGCTCACCAATCACCAGCTCTTCTTTGTGGGATTTGCCCAG GTGTGGTGCTCGGTCCGCACACCAGAGAGCTCTCACGAGGGGCTGGTGACCGACCCCCATAGCCCTGCCCGCTTCCGCGTGCTGGGCACTCTCTCCAACTCCCGTGACTTCCTGCGGCACTTCGGCTGCCCTGTCGGTTCCTCCATGAACCCAGGGCAGCTGTGTGAGGTGTGGTAG